The following are encoded together in the Alphaproteobacteria bacterium genome:
- a CDS encoding ferredoxin--NADP reductase yields MPYHSLKIVQIIQETPDARSFVFDVPPDLAERFRYKAGQFLTFRVTHPEGEVARCYSLSSSPEIDARPKVTVKRVVGGRGSNWFNDALVEGATIEAMPPAGRFLLVDGGAPILLFAGGSGITPVLSLIKSALKTTQRRVRLFYANRDRPSIIFRAELETLALAHAGRLEVIHHLDAEHGLTSAAKIEAAMADGFDAGAAYLCGPGPFMTLVEDTLLKRGMAPERVIIERFEASANAAVPIPDDDDRVVPETITIRLEGKTHTVPYQKGQTILQAARAAGLSPNSACEEGFCASCAAKRVKGEIMLAANDIYTQEDLDNGWVLTCQGHAFGREVEINYDVV; encoded by the coding sequence ATGCCGTACCATTCCCTCAAGATCGTCCAGATCATCCAGGAAACGCCCGACGCGCGCTCCTTCGTCTTCGACGTGCCGCCCGATCTGGCCGAACGTTTCCGCTACAAGGCCGGCCAGTTCCTCACCTTCCGGGTGACCCACCCCGAAGGCGAGGTCGCGCGCTGCTATTCGCTCTCCAGCTCGCCCGAGATCGATGCGCGACCAAAGGTCACGGTCAAGCGGGTGGTCGGCGGCCGCGGCTCCAACTGGTTCAACGACGCGCTGGTCGAAGGCGCGACGATCGAGGCCATGCCGCCCGCCGGCCGTTTCCTGCTGGTCGACGGCGGCGCGCCGATCCTGCTGTTCGCCGGCGGCAGCGGCATCACGCCGGTGCTGTCGCTGATCAAGAGCGCGCTCAAGACAACGCAGCGCCGCGTGCGGCTGTTCTACGCCAACCGCGACCGGCCCTCGATCATCTTCCGCGCTGAGCTCGAGACGCTGGCCCTGGCGCATGCCGGCCGGCTGGAGGTGATCCATCATCTCGACGCCGAGCACGGCCTGACCAGCGCGGCCAAGATCGAGGCGGCGATGGCCGACGGCTTCGACGCCGGCGCCGCCTATCTCTGCGGGCCCGGGCCCTTCATGACCCTGGTCGAGGACACGCTGCTGAAGCGCGGCATGGCGCCCGAACGCGTCATCATCGAGCGCTTCGAGGCCTCGGCCAACGCCGCGGTGCCGATCCCCGACGACGACGACAGGGTGGTGCCCGAGACCATCACCATCCGGCTGGAGGGCAAGACCCACACCGTGCCCTACCAGAAAGGGCAGACCATCCTGCAGGCGGCGCGCGCCGCCGGCCTGTCGCCCAACTCGGCCTGCGAGGAAGGCTTCTGCGCCTCGTGTGCGGCCAAGCGGGTGAAGGGCGAGATCATGCTCGCGGCCAACGACATCTACACCCAGGAAGACCTCGACAACGGCTGGGTGCTGACCTGCCAGGGCCACGCCTTCGGCCGCGAGGTCGAGATCAACTACGACGTGGTGTGA
- a CDS encoding HlyC/CorC family transporter: MVDLLITVALIALNGVFALSELAVISSRRGRLQALADGGSRGARTALALAQDPGRFLSTVQIGITLVGILAGAFSGATLGAALTEMLAVRGVPRAWADPLGFGAVVAAVTYLSVVVGELVPKRLALRSPERIAVVIAGPMSVLSRIATPAVMLLNQSSALVLRLFGKSQGDEQHVTEDEIRAMVAEAETAGIVKPGERRMISGVMRLADRGVRAIMTPRPDIEWIDISSTDEEIIAEIRASDRTWLLACEGNPDQVVGALRARHLLQDRLDGRNTPIRELLKQPVVLPDTLNALQALDRLYESGNGFGLVLDEYGHCEGIVTRADALKAIRGEHAGGEPEDDPMVVRRDDGSFLVAGALPVDTLRDTMGMRLPTERPYHTVAGLVLHELRRVPVVSDWVVVDGWRVEVVDMDNRRIDQVLMSKAP; the protein is encoded by the coding sequence ATGGTCGATCTTCTCATCACCGTTGCGCTGATCGCGCTGAACGGGGTCTTTGCGCTTTCCGAGCTGGCGGTGATCTCCTCGCGGCGCGGCCGCCTGCAGGCGCTGGCCGATGGCGGCAGCCGCGGGGCGCGAACGGCGCTGGCGCTGGCCCAGGATCCCGGCCGTTTCCTGTCGACCGTGCAGATCGGCATCACCCTGGTCGGCATCCTCGCCGGCGCCTTCTCCGGCGCCACGCTGGGTGCCGCGCTCACCGAGATGCTGGCGGTGCGCGGCGTGCCGCGGGCCTGGGCCGATCCCCTGGGCTTTGGCGCCGTCGTCGCCGCCGTGACCTATCTCTCGGTGGTGGTGGGCGAGCTGGTGCCCAAGCGGCTGGCGCTGCGCTCTCCCGAGCGCATCGCCGTGGTGATTGCCGGGCCGATGTCGGTGCTCTCGCGCATCGCCACGCCGGCGGTGATGCTGCTCAACCAGTCTTCGGCGCTGGTGCTGCGGCTCTTCGGCAAGTCGCAGGGCGACGAGCAGCACGTCACCGAGGACGAGATCCGCGCCATGGTGGCCGAGGCCGAGACGGCCGGCATCGTCAAGCCCGGCGAGCGGCGCATGATCTCCGGCGTGATGCGCCTGGCGGATCGCGGCGTGCGCGCCATCATGACGCCCCGGCCCGACATCGAATGGATCGACATCAGCTCGACCGACGAGGAGATCATCGCCGAGATCCGTGCCTCCGACCGCACCTGGCTGCTGGCCTGCGAGGGCAATCCCGACCAGGTCGTCGGCGCGCTGCGAGCGCGCCACCTGCTGCAGGATCGCCTCGACGGACGCAACACGCCGATCCGCGAGCTGCTGAAGCAGCCGGTGGTGCTGCCCGACACGCTCAACGCCCTGCAGGCGCTCGATCGCCTCTACGAATCGGGCAACGGCTTCGGCCTGGTGCTCGACGAGTACGGCCATTGCGAAGGCATCGTCACGCGCGCCGACGCGCTGAAGGCGATTCGCGGCGAGCACGCCGGGGGCGAGCCCGAGGACGATCCCATGGTCGTGCGCCGCGACGACGGCTCGTTCCTCGTCGCCGGCGCACTGCCGGTCGACACGCTGCGCGACACTATGGGCATGCGCCTGCCGACCGAGCGGCCCTACCACACGGTCGCCGGGCTGGTGCTGCACGAGCTGCGCCGGGTGCCGGTGGTGAGCGACTGGGTGGTCGTCGACGGCTGGCGAGTCGAGGTGGTCGACATGGACAACCGTCGCATCGACCAGGTGCTGATGAGCAAGGCGCCCTGA
- a CDS encoding ABC transporter permease: MTDAPVAKSPHFVSKEPWDPYVADKLTAEQERFYMANQWQLMWWRLRRHKPAVVCGLFLLFMYLTTLISELIAPYDLQTRHTKSVFAPPQGIHLFHDGRFIGPFVYGYKMERDPDTLQRVYSADTTKVEKLRFFCLGEEYELWGFIPGRFHFVCPAEGGTFFLLGTDRLGRDMFSRVVYAARISLTVGLFGVTMSFILGLVIGGIAGYYGGWIDNVVQRVIEILKSFPHLPLWLALSAALPVAWSPLLVYFGITIILALLDWPGLARAVRSKLLSLREEDFATAALLMGASPRRIIGRHLLPSFMSHLIASATLSIPSMILAETALSFLGLGLRPPLVSWGVLLNDATDINVVAVNWWLMLPVVPVILVILAFQFFGDGLRDAADPYQ, from the coding sequence ATGACCGACGCGCCCGTTGCCAAGTCGCCGCATTTCGTTTCCAAGGAGCCGTGGGATCCCTACGTCGCCGACAAGCTGACGGCGGAGCAGGAACGCTTCTACATGGCCAACCAGTGGCAGCTGATGTGGTGGCGTCTGCGCCGCCACAAGCCGGCTGTCGTCTGTGGCCTCTTCCTGCTGTTCATGTATCTCACGACACTGATCAGCGAGCTTATCGCGCCCTACGACTTGCAGACGCGCCACACCAAAAGCGTCTTCGCACCGCCGCAGGGCATCCATCTGTTCCACGACGGCCGGTTCATCGGGCCGTTCGTCTACGGCTACAAGATGGAACGCGACCCCGACACGCTGCAGCGCGTGTACAGCGCGGACACCACCAAGGTGGAGAAGCTGCGCTTCTTCTGCCTCGGCGAGGAATACGAGCTTTGGGGCTTCATCCCCGGCCGCTTCCATTTCGTCTGCCCTGCCGAGGGTGGCACGTTCTTCCTGCTCGGCACCGACCGGCTCGGCCGCGACATGTTCAGCCGCGTCGTCTACGCGGCGCGCATCTCGTTGACCGTCGGCCTGTTCGGCGTGACGATGAGCTTCATCCTCGGCCTGGTGATCGGCGGCATCGCCGGCTACTACGGCGGCTGGATCGACAACGTCGTCCAGCGTGTCATCGAGATCCTCAAGAGCTTCCCGCATCTGCCGCTGTGGCTGGCGCTCAGCGCGGCATTGCCGGTCGCCTGGTCGCCGCTGCTGGTCTATTTCGGCATCACCATCATCCTGGCACTGCTCGACTGGCCCGGCCTGGCGCGCGCCGTGCGCTCCAAGCTGCTCAGCCTGCGCGAGGAGGATTTCGCCACCGCGGCGCTGCTGATGGGCGCCAGCCCCAGGCGCATCATCGGCCGCCACCTGCTGCCCAGCTTCATGAGCCACCTGATCGCCTCGGCGACGCTCAGCATCCCCTCGATGATCCTGGCCGAGACGGCGCTTTCCTTCCTCGGCCTGGGCCTGCGGCCGCCGCTGGTGTCGTGGGGCGTGCTGCTCAACGACGCCACCGACATCAATGTCGTGGCGGTGAACTGGTGGCTGATGTTGCCGGTGGTGCCGGTGATCCTGGTGATCCTCGCCTTCCAGTTCTTCGGCGACGGCCTGCGCGACGCGGCGGACCCCTACCAGTAG
- a CDS encoding ABC transporter permease has translation MLSYIVKRFLIMIPTLAVISALVYFIINLPPGDCVTTIIDELMARGDPNATRKAEEIRKLYGLDQPVWVQYLDWVKGIFSWDFGLSCQDQVPVSKLIGDRMLLTIIMESATIAFIWIVSFVIGVYAATHQYRPGDYLASFIGFIGLATPNFLLALVLLYVGKVYFGVSIGGLMDPQYLDQPWSWAKFRSVLEHLLIPVIVIGTAGTAGMIRRLRANLLDELQKQYVVTGRAKGLPPMKLLIKYPLRHALNPFIADIGTILPEVISGSVIVSVVLSLPTTGPMLLEALKSQDVNLAATFLLFVAVLTVIGTLISDLLLAALDPRIRLQGGATR, from the coding sequence ATGCTATCGTACATCGTCAAGCGCTTCCTGATCATGATTCCCACGCTGGCGGTCATCAGCGCGCTGGTCTACTTCATCATCAACCTGCCGCCGGGCGACTGCGTCACGACGATCATCGACGAGCTGATGGCGCGGGGCGATCCCAACGCGACGCGCAAGGCCGAGGAGATCCGCAAGCTTTACGGTCTCGACCAGCCGGTGTGGGTGCAATATCTCGACTGGGTGAAGGGCATCTTCTCGTGGGATTTCGGCCTGTCGTGCCAGGACCAGGTACCGGTGTCGAAGCTGATCGGCGACCGCATGCTGCTGACCATCATCATGGAAAGCGCGACCATCGCCTTCATCTGGATCGTCTCGTTCGTCATCGGCGTCTATGCCGCCACGCACCAGTATCGGCCGGGCGACTACCTGGCCTCCTTCATTGGCTTCATCGGCCTAGCGACGCCGAACTTCCTGCTGGCACTCGTGCTGCTCTACGTCGGCAAGGTCTATTTCGGCGTCTCGATCGGCGGCCTGATGGATCCGCAGTATCTCGATCAGCCGTGGAGCTGGGCGAAGTTCCGCTCGGTCCTGGAGCATCTGCTGATTCCCGTGATCGTCATCGGCACCGCCGGCACTGCCGGCATGATCCGCCGCCTGCGCGCCAACCTGCTCGATGAGCTGCAGAAGCAGTACGTCGTCACCGGCCGCGCCAAGGGGCTGCCGCCGATGAAGCTGCTGATCAAGTATCCGCTGCGCCACGCGCTCAACCCGTTCATCGCCGACATCGGCACCATCCTGCCCGAGGTGATCTCGGGTTCGGTGATCGTCTCGGTGGTGCTGTCGCTGCCCACAACCGGGCCGATGCTGCTGGAGGCGCTGAAGAGCCAGGACGTGAACCTCGCCGCGACCTTCCTGCTCTTCGTCGCCGTGCTGACCGTGATTGGCACGCTGATCTCCGACCTCCTGCTGGCCGCGCTCGATCCGCGCATCCGCCTGCAGGGCGGCGCGACACGCTGA
- a CDS encoding ABC transporter substrate-binding protein produces the protein MWAVLAACFLCAGVAMAQPAPKESALFADRVKAGQMPPVGQRLPQAPLVVTEFAGKDGPGKQGGEITMLMATPRDVRMMVVYGYSRLVGFNHKFELKPDILESVSVEEGRIFTLKLRPGHKWSDGHPFTTEDFRYYWEDVANNPDLSPVGPSIEMMVDGKPPQIEIIDATTIKYTWHRPNPGFLESLARPAPLFIFRPAHYLKKFHKKYADPAFLEKTLKDFGPRGWAPLHNRLDDMYRNENPDLPTLESFVMKTRPPSQRFVFERNPYYHRIDGQGTQLPYLDRIVLNIASAQLISLKAGSGESDLQARYLKFADYTFLRKGAKQFGFEVKLWDTALGSNIAIFPSLTVKDPVYRALFRQPNFRRALSMAIDRDEINELLYIGLAQPSQNTVRPQSPLYRPEYASKWAKFDIREANRLLDKIELKLPDGRTGTIRRRDEQGIRILPDGRPLNILLEMDGQVTEEADVLQLVADTWKRVGIKLHLRARDRHDLRARLYSGETQMTVDNGFENGLASATSNPAEFACLSQPTRWCSAWGQYRDTYGKSGEPVDMPSVQRMNDLAARWERATDPKEQEKIWHELLQLHADLVFTIGIVTGVQQPVVMSPRLRNVPDKGIYNWIPGSHFGVYRLDSFWLAGGR, from the coding sequence GTGTGGGCTGTGCTGGCGGCGTGCTTCCTCTGCGCCGGCGTCGCGATGGCGCAGCCGGCGCCGAAGGAAAGCGCGCTGTTCGCCGACAGGGTAAAGGCCGGACAGATGCCGCCGGTCGGGCAGCGCCTGCCGCAGGCGCCGCTGGTCGTGACCGAGTTCGCCGGCAAGGACGGCCCCGGCAAGCAGGGCGGCGAGATCACCATGCTGATGGCCACGCCGCGCGACGTGCGCATGATGGTGGTCTACGGCTACAGCCGGCTGGTGGGCTTCAACCACAAGTTCGAGCTCAAGCCCGACATCCTCGAGAGTGTCAGCGTCGAGGAAGGGCGCATCTTCACCCTGAAGCTGCGGCCCGGGCACAAATGGTCCGACGGCCACCCGTTCACGACGGAGGATTTCCGCTACTACTGGGAGGACGTCGCCAACAATCCCGATCTGTCGCCGGTCGGTCCGTCGATCGAGATGATGGTCGACGGCAAGCCACCGCAGATCGAGATCATCGACGCCACGACGATCAAGTACACTTGGCATCGACCCAATCCCGGCTTCCTGGAATCGCTCGCCCGGCCGGCGCCGCTGTTCATCTTCCGGCCGGCGCATTACCTCAAGAAGTTCCACAAGAAGTACGCCGATCCGGCGTTCCTCGAGAAGACGCTCAAGGATTTCGGCCCGCGCGGCTGGGCGCCGCTGCACAACCGCCTTGACGACATGTACCGCAACGAGAACCCGGACCTGCCGACGCTCGAGTCTTTCGTGATGAAGACGCGGCCGCCGTCGCAGCGCTTCGTCTTCGAGCGCAACCCGTACTATCACCGCATCGACGGCCAGGGCACGCAGCTGCCCTATCTGGATCGCATCGTGCTGAACATCGCCAGTGCCCAGCTGATCTCGCTCAAGGCCGGCTCCGGCGAAAGCGACCTGCAGGCGCGCTACCTCAAGTTCGCGGACTACACGTTCCTGCGCAAGGGCGCGAAGCAGTTCGGCTTCGAGGTGAAGCTGTGGGACACGGCGTTGGGCAGCAACATCGCCATCTTTCCCAGCCTTACGGTCAAGGATCCGGTCTATCGCGCGCTGTTCCGGCAGCCCAATTTCCGCCGCGCGCTGTCGATGGCGATCGATCGCGACGAGATCAACGAGCTGCTCTACATCGGCCTGGCACAGCCCTCGCAGAACACGGTGCGCCCGCAATCGCCGCTCTATCGTCCCGAGTATGCCAGCAAGTGGGCCAAGTTCGATATCAGGGAGGCCAACCGGCTGCTCGACAAGATCGAGCTCAAGTTGCCCGACGGCAGGACCGGCACCATCCGCAGGCGTGACGAGCAGGGCATCCGCATCTTGCCTGATGGCAGGCCGCTGAACATCCTGCTGGAGATGGACGGGCAAGTTACCGAGGAGGCCGACGTGCTGCAGCTGGTCGCCGACACCTGGAAACGGGTCGGCATCAAGCTGCATCTGCGTGCGCGCGATCGCCACGATCTGCGCGCCCGGCTCTATAGCGGCGAGACGCAGATGACGGTCGACAACGGCTTTGAGAATGGCCTTGCCAGCGCCACGTCCAACCCTGCCGAGTTCGCCTGCCTGTCCCAGCCTACACGGTGGTGCTCGGCCTGGGGCCAGTACCGCGACACCTACGGCAAGTCGGGCGAACCGGTCGACATGCCGAGCGTCCAGCGCATGAACGACTTGGCGGCAAGGTGGGAAAGAGCCACCGATCCCAAGGAGCAGGAGAAGATCTGGCACGAGCTGCTGCAGCTGCATGCCGATCTGGTGTTCACCATCGGCATCGTGACGGGCGTTCAGCAGCCGGTGGTGATGAGTCCGCGGCTGCGCAACGTGCCGGACAAGGGCATCTACAATTGGATCCCCGGCTCGCACTTCGGGGTCTACCGGCTCGACTCGTTCTGGCTGGCTGGCGGGCGATGA
- a CDS encoding ABC transporter ATP-binding protein has translation MSDLLRVRDLKIDFRVHDGILRAADGVSFSVKPGGTVALVGESGSGKSVCAQAIMGLLPKVATIAGGSIEFTDPAVPDARPIDIARLDRNGALMRTIRGGRISIIFQEPMTSLSALHTVGDQIGEAVKLHGGQLSELDTLGDQIGEVAEKVQARSGGKMSTREALELTREMLELVGFPDPRRALRTYPFELSGGLRQRAMIAMALVCRPALLIADEPTTALDVTIQAQILKLMKDLQGQLGMAMLMITHDLGVVANMADEVVVMYRGKVVESGVSEDIFRHAEHPYLKALLHAVPRFGMADDERLVPIREIQSTTGHLLAEKAPVEKTDDFDPAAPILSVRHIHKTYAIRKAEGFVDTMLGRGPARIVHAVNDVSFDVQRGECLGLVGESGCGKTTLSKILMRAISADPVMSTKGGGIVFDDHGRKVDVMALSGPELVKFRRKLQFIFQDPFGSLNPRMTVFDIISEPLVIHQVGDDAHRREMVGELMELVGLDRRHLNRYPHSFSGGQRQRIGIARSLALRPDMVICDEPVSALDVSIQAQILNLLRDLQDRLGLTYMFISHNLAVVDYIADRIAVMCAGRLVELAPGGELFRNPVHPYTKALLAAVPEPDPAKRLDLGALMEGKASIPSEWPAPFTESDAAPLDWLDLGNGHFVRAGADLLGRPSERAA, from the coding sequence ATGAGCGACCTGCTGCGAGTTCGCGACCTCAAGATCGACTTTCGCGTGCATGACGGAATTCTGCGCGCGGCCGATGGCGTGTCTTTCTCGGTCAAGCCGGGCGGCACGGTGGCGCTTGTGGGCGAGTCCGGGTCGGGCAAGTCGGTCTGCGCCCAGGCGATCATGGGCCTGCTGCCCAAGGTCGCGACCATCGCCGGCGGCTCGATCGAGTTCACCGACCCGGCCGTTCCCGACGCCCGGCCGATCGACATCGCGCGGCTCGATCGCAACGGCGCGCTGATGCGCACGATCCGCGGCGGGCGCATCTCGATCATCTTCCAGGAGCCGATGACCTCGCTCTCCGCCCTGCACACCGTGGGCGACCAGATCGGCGAGGCGGTGAAGCTGCATGGCGGCCAGCTTTCCGAGCTCGACACGCTGGGCGACCAGATCGGCGAGGTCGCCGAGAAGGTCCAGGCGCGTTCGGGCGGCAAGATGAGCACCAGGGAGGCGCTCGAGCTCACGCGCGAGATGCTGGAGCTGGTCGGCTTCCCGGACCCCAGGCGGGCGCTGCGCACCTATCCCTTCGAGCTCTCCGGCGGCCTGCGCCAGCGCGCCATGATCGCCATGGCGCTGGTCTGCCGCCCGGCGCTGCTGATCGCCGACGAGCCGACGACGGCGCTCGACGTGACCATCCAGGCACAGATCCTCAAGCTGATGAAGGATCTGCAGGGACAGCTCGGCATGGCGATGCTGATGATCACCCACGATCTCGGCGTCGTCGCCAACATGGCCGACGAGGTCGTGGTGATGTATCGCGGCAAGGTGGTCGAGAGCGGCGTCAGCGAGGACATCTTCCGCCACGCCGAGCACCCCTACCTGAAGGCGCTGCTGCACGCCGTGCCGCGCTTCGGCATGGCCGACGACGAGCGCCTCGTGCCGATCCGCGAGATCCAGAGCACCACGGGCCACCTGCTCGCCGAGAAAGCGCCCGTCGAGAAGACCGACGACTTCGATCCCGCCGCGCCGATCCTCTCGGTGCGCCACATCCACAAGACCTACGCCATCCGCAAGGCCGAGGGCTTCGTCGACACGATGCTCGGCCGCGGGCCGGCGCGCATCGTGCACGCCGTCAACGACGTCAGCTTCGACGTGCAGCGCGGCGAGTGCCTGGGCCTGGTGGGCGAGAGCGGCTGCGGCAAGACTACGCTCAGCAAGATCCTGATGCGCGCCATCAGCGCCGATCCGGTCATGTCCACCAAGGGCGGCGGCATCGTCTTCGACGATCACGGCCGCAAGGTCGACGTCATGGCGCTGAGCGGCCCGGAGCTGGTGAAGTTCCGCCGCAAGCTGCAGTTCATCTTCCAGGACCCGTTCGGCTCGCTCAATCCGCGCATGACGGTATTCGACATCATCAGCGAGCCGCTGGTAATCCATCAGGTGGGCGACGACGCACATCGCCGCGAGATGGTCGGCGAGCTGATGGAGCTGGTCGGGCTCGACCGCCGGCACCTCAACCGCTACCCGCATTCCTTCTCCGGCGGCCAGCGCCAGCGCATCGGCATCGCGCGCTCGCTGGCGCTCAGGCCTGACATGGTGATCTGCGACGAGCCGGTATCGGCGCTCGACGTGTCGATCCAGGCGCAGATCCTGAACCTGCTGAGGGACCTGCAGGACAGGCTGGGCCTGACCTACATGTTCATCAGCCACAATCTCGCGGTGGTCGACTACATCGCCGACCGGATCGCCGTGATGTGCGCGGGGCGCCTGGTCGAGCTGGCGCCGGGCGGCGAGCTGTTCCGCAATCCGGTGCATCCCTATACCAAGGCGCTGCTGGCGGCGGTGCCCGAGCCGGATCCGGCCAAGCGCCTCGACCTCGGCGCACTGATGGAAGGCAAGGCATCGATTCCGTCGGAATGGCCGGCGCCATTCACCGAAAGCGATGCGGCACCACTGGATTGGCTCGATCTCGGCAACGGTCACTTCGTGCGCGCCGGCGCCGACCTGCTCGGGCGTCCCTCGGAGAGGGCGGCATGA
- a CDS encoding polysaccharide deacetylase family protein, whose amino-acid sequence MSAWRELDEELARWSDLGRVATLWWRDDDASDATPALDRLLALQARHDVGLALAVIPERATAALSARLADAAGTAVLQHGYAHQNHAAAGEKKTELGPHRPAMVVLGELGTGWMALERFFGARALPVMVPPWNRIAPALVPILPEIGLRGLSTFGPRRRMEPVRGLCQVNTHVDPVDWRGGRGFVGEQAAVASLTRSLAIRRLGGFESAVGEETTGLLTHHLVQDEAVWAFIERLIARLRAHSGVRILAPQEVFGLS is encoded by the coding sequence ATGAGCGCCTGGCGGGAGCTCGACGAGGAGCTGGCGCGCTGGTCCGATCTGGGACGCGTCGCCACGCTGTGGTGGCGCGACGACGATGCGAGCGACGCGACGCCGGCGCTCGACCGCCTGCTGGCCCTGCAGGCACGCCACGACGTCGGGCTGGCGCTCGCGGTGATTCCCGAACGCGCGACCGCCGCGTTGTCGGCACGTCTCGCCGACGCCGCCGGCACGGCGGTGCTGCAGCATGGCTATGCGCACCAGAACCATGCGGCCGCCGGCGAGAAGAAGACGGAGCTCGGTCCGCATCGGCCGGCAATGGTCGTGCTGGGCGAGCTCGGCACCGGCTGGATGGCACTCGAACGCTTCTTCGGTGCGCGTGCGCTGCCGGTGATGGTGCCGCCGTGGAACCGGATCGCACCTGCTTTGGTGCCGATCCTGCCGGAGATCGGCCTGCGCGGCCTGTCGACATTCGGCCCGCGCAGGCGCATGGAGCCGGTACGCGGCCTGTGCCAGGTCAATACCCATGTCGATCCGGTCGATTGGCGTGGCGGCCGCGGCTTCGTCGGCGAGCAGGCCGCCGTCGCCAGCCTGACACGATCTCTTGCCATCCGGCGACTGGGCGGGTTTGAGTCGGCTGTCGGGGAGGAAACGACGGGTTTGCTGACGCACCATCTCGTGCAGGATGAGGCGGTGTGGGCGTTCATCGAACGGCTGATTGCACGATTGCGCGCTCACTCCGGGGTCCGCATACTCGCGCCGCAAGAGGTCTTTGGGCTGTCATGA
- a CDS encoding glycosyl transferase: protein MSARLMFHVQHLLGIGHLRRAATLSRHFAAAGHDTVLTSGGAPVPGLDIGGARLVQLPPVRATDKLFKVLVDDAGAVIDDAFKARRAEMLVDTLRRHRPDVLFIELFPFGRRQLRFELLPLVEAAKALPRPPRIVSSVRDILVQSPKPERVAEMVDLFGRYFDDVLVHGDPAFIPFSRTFSEHARLADRTHHTGYVIDGLPGRGQARDVGRGEVIVSAGGGAVGAPLMAAALDARALSGVRELPWRFLCGHAMPDADFEGLRAHAARLDPGRIVVERARGDFTTMLANCVLSISQGGYNTVIETLSVADRAVIAPYAGGLETEQALRAELLAERGVFQVVAEDTLSPATLAAGVDRALEGPSIRSFPRIDADGVARTLQLVEGWLRP from the coding sequence ATGAGCGCCCGGCTGATGTTCCACGTCCAGCACCTGCTGGGCATCGGCCACCTGCGGCGCGCCGCGACGCTCTCGCGCCACTTCGCCGCCGCCGGCCACGACACGGTGCTGACCTCCGGCGGCGCGCCGGTGCCGGGCCTCGACATTGGCGGGGCGCGGCTGGTGCAGCTGCCGCCGGTGCGCGCCACCGACAAGCTGTTCAAGGTGCTGGTCGACGATGCCGGTGCGGTGATCGACGACGCGTTCAAGGCGCGCCGCGCCGAGATGCTGGTCGACACGCTGCGCCGCCATCGGCCGGATGTTCTATTCATCGAGCTGTTTCCCTTCGGCCGCCGTCAGTTGCGCTTCGAGCTCCTGCCGCTGGTCGAGGCCGCCAAGGCGCTGCCGCGGCCGCCGCGCATCGTCTCGTCGGTGCGCGACATTCTGGTGCAGTCGCCCAAGCCCGAGCGCGTCGCCGAGATGGTCGACCTGTTCGGGCGCTATTTCGACGACGTGCTGGTGCACGGCGACCCGGCGTTCATTCCCTTCTCGCGCACCTTTTCCGAGCACGCACGCCTGGCCGATCGCACGCACCACACCGGCTACGTGATCGACGGCTTGCCTGGGCGCGGGCAGGCCCGCGATGTCGGGCGCGGAGAGGTGATCGTTTCGGCGGGCGGCGGCGCGGTCGGCGCGCCACTGATGGCCGCAGCGCTCGATGCGCGCGCGCTGAGCGGGGTGCGCGAACTGCCGTGGCGTTTCCTGTGCGGCCACGCCATGCCGGACGCCGACTTCGAGGGGTTGCGCGCGCACGCGGCGCGTCTCGACCCCGGGCGCATCGTCGTCGAGCGCGCGCGCGGCGATTTCACCACCATGCTGGCGAACTGCGTGCTGTCGATCTCGCAGGGCGGCTACAACACCGTCATCGAAACCCTGTCCGTGGCCGACCGCGCGGTGATCGCGCCCTATGCCGGCGGGCTGGAGACCGAGCAGGCCTTGCGCGCCGAGCTGCTGGCCGAACGCGGTGTCTTTCAGGTCGTGGCCGAGGACACGCTCTCGCCGGCGACACTGGCGGCGGGCGTGGACCGCGCGCTCGAGGGGCCCTCGATCCGGTCGTTTCCGCGCATCGATGCCGACGGCGTCGCCCGGACGCTGCAGCTGGTCGAGGGATGGTTGCGCCCATGA